In Fibrobacter sp. UWR2, the sequence GAAATGATTCTTGGTATCAATCGCACCCGAGGTGTAATCGACCGGGATTTCCTTGTTGTTGAACTTCGCCTTTTTCCCGTTGGCATTCGGGTGCACCTTCTTTTCGCCCTTCAGCTTGAGCGTACCGTCGGAAACGATTACATTCTCTTCGGCGCAGTAGGCGCGGTGATTATGCGTGGGGCCCCAGTTGTACGTGGGGTTCCACTTTTTCTTGTCTAACGAAGTTCCGTCAAAGTTGTCTTCGAACACCAATTCCCAGCCGCTGAAGTTTGCGGGAGGTTCGGCAAAAGATAGCGTCGCGGCGCACAGCACCGCAAACGATAAAGATTCAATTGAACAGATTTTTTTCACAACCAATCCCTAAACCCTGTAGGTTTTATTCATCCTTTACGCAACGGACCGAAAGTCCATTGATCTTTCTCACCGTATTCACGATGGCATTGTCGTTGCTGCAATCCAAGTACATGTGGTAAGCCAGGGAATCCGCAGCACCGCCGTCGGCTTCCGTGGCAGCCCACATGAGGGAAGAGCAACCGTGATAGGTAAAACCGTCCTGGGTGCTGGTAGTAAACTTCATGCCCGCGGGGAGTGCCGTAAAGCCGAAGTCATCTGTACCGCTACCTTCGTTTTCCCAACCACTCATAGACTTGAGCTTGCTAGAGCCCTTCCAAAGAATCTCGTTCAAGGAATCTGCCCCGACTTCCTGCAACAGGGATTCCCAGTCCGCCTTAGTCGGCAAGCGCCAGCCTTCGGGGCAAATCCTCTGTGCAACGTTCCACGTGTAGAGGCGACCTGCCGATTCGCAGTTCTCGGGCTTGTCCCAGTAGCACCAGTCGTTCTTGATAGAGCTCGCCGCCCCTTCAATGTCGAAGTAGTTCAAATTCTCGGCCATCCAGACCTGGCCGCCGATGGTCGTCGTCTTGTAAACATTCCCGTCACGCGGGTCCGTCATCGAGCCATAGGCAAAGTCGGGATTGTCGTGCGCACCCCTGGGGTCGTAGAAATGCCATACGCCCAAGCTGTCAGGATCGTGACGCGCCGTATCTGCCGGACTGATGTTGAACTCTTCAAGGAAATCGGAAATTTCTTCTTCGGTCCAGGAATAGCCCGTATCGCTAGAAGAAGCCTCTTCGCTCGAAGATGACTCAGGTATTTCGGTTTCGGCAATACCTTCGTCCAGAGCCTCAGACTCCGTGGAACCAGATTCCGCTTCTGGAGCGGGCTGCTTTGCAGACTGCGCTACGGCGCCTTCAGCTTTTTCCACAGCACTCACGTCCCCTTCTGCACTTCCAGGATTGCCAGTACCATTGCTACATGCGAAAAGAAACGCAGATATGGCGACCGTTGATATGAGCCGAAAATTTTTCATGACCAATCCCCCTTTAGGATCCTTTACCTTAATCTATGTTTTTTCAAGCCAAAACGCAATAGGGAGCACCTATACGGAAAAAGTAAAAAGCCCCTTTGATGGGGCTCTTTTTAGACATAAAGCAACTATCAACCGCTTAACGGGCACGACGCGGGAGTTCAGAAGCATGCCTCTCGAGCCACACGGCATCTTCGAGCGCGCGTTCGGCTTCAGTTGCCCAGTCGGATTCCGGATACTGCTGAACTACAGTGCGGTAGCGCGTTACGGCACTATGGAAATCACGGAGTTCGCGGTAGATATTCCCCATCTGGAGCATCGAGAAATAGTACTCATCGGTACTGACACCCTTATCAAGGAGAGCCTTGTAGACTCGCAGGGCCTCACCAAGATTGCCACTCTTGTACAGGAGGTTTGCATTCGCGACGCTGTATTCTTCGTCAGCTGCCGCAGGCGACGGAGTAACAGGCTTTTCCACCGAGGGCGCGGGTTTCGCGGCCGCCTGCGCCGGAGTCTCGGCAGATTTCTTTTCAGCAGCAGTCTCCGTCTCGGCGGCCTTTGCCGCTTCTACCGCAGCCTTCATTTCAGCAAGGCGGCTTTCGGCAGATGCACGGAACTTTCCATCGGGAGCGGCCTTCTTGAGGTATGCCGCAAGGGCCTTCTTTTCCTGGTCTGCGCGATTTGTCTTCTGGTAAACAAGAGCAAGGTAGTAGTTCGCGTCGTTACCTTGTTCCTTATAGGCAAGTCCCTTCTTCAGGTTGAACTCCGCCTTGTCGTACTCACCCATCTCGTAACGGGTCACGCCCGCATAGAAATAGGCACCGGCATGTCCGGGCTGCTTAGCAAGAACTTCACGCCACATCGTGGCAGCTTCCTTGTACTTGCCTTCGGCAAGGAAAGCCTTGCCCTTCTCGAACGGATCGGTCGGAGCCACAGGTTCGGCACTGACAGCGGGCTTCTGGGGAGCAGGTTCCGCCACCTTTTGCGGAGCTGGAGCAGGTTCGCTCACCTTGACCGGTTCCGGAGCGGGTTCGGCAACCTTCTGCGGAGCAGGGGGCTCAGCCTTCGGGGCTTCCGCAACAGGAGCTGCGGGAGCCGATTCAGCAGGTGCGGCAGTCTCTACAGGGGCAGCAACTTCTTCGGCAGGCCTGTTCTTCGGATCCTTCGCACGCTCCTCGGCAGCCTTCTTCTTGTCGCCCAGGGCCTCGTAAACCTTAGCGATACCTTCGTAAGCGGCGCTCATCGTCGGCTCGAACTTATAGGCAAGCCTGTAGTTCGCGATGGCCCTGCTGTAATTCTTAGTCTTCGTGTAGACTTCTGCTGCACGGAAATATGCCTCGCCATTCTTCGGTTGCTCCGCAAGAATCGCCCTGTATTCACCGAGAGCCATTTCGTAATCGCCCTTGGCCTCAAAAATGGCCCCCTGTTCAAGGCGCGGGTCGCTCGCAAGCGAGATTCCAATCGAAAGAACCAGTAAAACGGCAGAAAGTCGAATATTCATGTAACGACAATTTAGAAAAAATATCCAAAAAAAATGGCACGCGACAATGAATTGAAGGTCTTTCACGTCACGTGCCAACACCCGGGTCCACACCCGTGCATATTTAGGGGGGAGGTTATTGTTTATTTATGCACAGGGTTTTCATCCCGTATTCATTTACCAATCGAACAAAATAGACACCCGTAGGCAATCTCGAAAGGTCGACTACGCGGGCCGTACTCGAGAGAACCTTCCGGCCATCCACGCGGGCCACACTCACGCGGAATGCGACCGGGGAATAAATTTCAAGGCGAGATTCCCCCGCAACATAGCGCATGGATTCGCCATGCAGGGGCATGGAAGCCACCAACGCATCCGTGCTGCTAGAGGATTCCACACTCGACGAACTTTCGGCCCCTTCGGACGAAGAGGATTCTGCGCTCGAGGAACTAGATTTTTCAGACGAGCTGGACTTAGCAGAACTGGAAGATACCGGAACGGACGAAGA encodes:
- a CDS encoding fibrobacter succinogenes major paralogous domain-containing protein, producing the protein MKNFRLISTVAISAFLFACSNGTGNPGSAEGDVSAVEKAEGAVAQSAKQPAPEAESGSTESEALDEGIAETEIPESSSSEEASSSDTGYSWTEEEISDFLEEFNISPADTARHDPDSLGVWHFYDPRGAHDNPDFAYGSMTDPRDGNVYKTTTIGGQVWMAENLNYFDIEGAASSIKNDWCYWDKPENCESAGRLYTWNVAQRICPEGWRLPTKADWESLLQEVGADSLNEILWKGSSKLKSMSGWENEGSGTDDFGFTALPAGMKFTTSTQDGFTYHGCSSLMWAATEADGGAADSLAYHMYLDCSNDNAIVNTVRKINGLSVRCVKDE
- a CDS encoding tetratricopeptide repeat protein, with amino-acid sequence MNIRLSAVLLVLSIGISLASDPRLEQGAIFEAKGDYEMALGEYRAILAEQPKNGEAYFRAAEVYTKTKNYSRAIANYRLAYKFEPTMSAAYEGIAKVYEALGDKKKAAEERAKDPKNRPAEEVAAPVETAAPAESAPAAPVAEAPKAEPPAPQKVAEPAPEPVKVSEPAPAPQKVAEPAPQKPAVSAEPVAPTDPFEKGKAFLAEGKYKEAATMWREVLAKQPGHAGAYFYAGVTRYEMGEYDKAEFNLKKGLAYKEQGNDANYYLALVYQKTNRADQEKKALAAYLKKAAPDGKFRASAESRLAEMKAAVEAAKAAETETAAEKKSAETPAQAAAKPAPSVEKPVTPSPAAADEEYSVANANLLYKSGNLGEALRVYKALLDKGVSTDEYYFSMLQMGNIYRELRDFHSAVTRYRTVVQQYPESDWATEAERALEDAVWLERHASELPRRAR